AGGGCAGGTTATctgaaaaaacaacaaaacactttgaaGTACTTGAAACGATTCAAATGTACCCTGTGTGGTGTAAAACAAATCACATGCCTGCTTACCAGTCATGATGTTATACTGCAGGATAAGTTCCTTGATGATGTCATAAGTCACCAGCTCCGAACAGTTCACTATGGCGTTACGAGTTATGTTTGGGCCACAAcctgaaggaaaattatgaatgAAACTGGTAATTACAATTACGGAATCATCTTctttattttataatttttttatctttatttaactaggcaagtcagttaagaacaaattcttattttcaatgacgggctaggaacagtgggttaactgccttgttcaggggcagaacgacggatttttaccgtgtcagcttggggattcaatctttTATGCACGTAAAGCAAATGTTCCTAATTGGACTGAAATTCAGACTGcattaggcctacctttccagaGCCCTCTGATGCCCTCAGTCCTGGCGATGGTCCTGTAGGCATCCATGGTGCCGCTATATCTCTTCACCCCCTCTGCTTCTGCTCCCCTGACTTGAGCTTGGAACCGCACTTTCACCACATCTGTTGGCTGAGCAAAGGCTACTGCCATGGCCCCGGTCGTACAGCCTGCCATCAGTCGACTCCCAATGCCTGCATCTAtgagagtagagaggagtagcGAGGATGAGAGATGCAGTCATAAAACACCATGCCACATTCTTTCAGCCACATTCATGATATTCTACTTGCACTAAATCAGATAAAAATGTAATTGAGagataaataaaattaaaatgtcCATTAGGTTACGTACTGTCTGTTCCCCGGGTGTAGAACTGCTTCATGGAGTCATAGAGGCCGATGCGGACCGAGGCAAAGCTCATCTGTCTCTGGAGGCCTGCCACCAGGCCATTGTAGAGGCTCCTGGGCCCCTCTGTCTTCACCATGGTGTTGATGGTGCCAAACACACCTCTGTACTTCACCACCATCTTCCCTTCAGAGGACTTGGACTCGCCCTGGATCTAAGAAAGACAAACACAAGTGTTAATTCATCTTTATATTGAAAGTAATCCTAGTGACACAATTCAATCAAGACAGAATACCTTTACATAATCATTATGTAGAACATGGCTACATTGCAATGACCATACTAACATACCACTTAAGAGTACATGTCCAATATATTGCATCGTTCTAAATAGTATACTAGTGAAGATAATGGAACAGAAACCATTACTTACCTTTTAAGCATAATCATGGTTGCAAAaatcactgtactgtatgtaaagcaTGTGCACCCTCTCACCTGCAGCCTAACTTTAGCTGTGTCCAAAGGGAAGGTGATCAGGTCAGCAAAACAGGCTGCAGTTCCAGCGCCAAAGAACTTAACAGCAGCTGTAGGGGCCAAGTCTGTGGGCTTCACTCCAGCCATGACTGAGATGGTGCAGATAATTTCCCAAAGAGTACTGAAGGTCTTACAAGTACAGTAGATAGACCGTAGTTTAATAGGTTCTGTCCGTTCCTAAAGAGAATAGAGCAAATAGTAAGTAATCAGAATGAATCAAAGAACACATAAAGATGGCTTTTTAGTCAGTATTCATTGAATGATTATTGTAAGCACCCCAAATCTCACTTACTTAGACAGATGCAAGTGATATTCAAGTTTCAGGTATTGGAAAGTTATCTTTATGAATGTAAGATCCTCTTGTCTTTTGTTGTTCCATAAAATTGCTCCAAAAAAGCATACCACCGCCTGTGAAACATATGAACATGAAACAAATATGAAAAAAATACTTTGGCATGCCCTATAAGCATGTGTAAAATTAATATAAGCTTTTAAAATGTGGAGTACAATTTAGGTCATATCTCAAATTCTAAATTGAAGCTGTAGATAAATGTTAAGCAGACATTAGATGGGTAAAATGGATATTGAACAAACTAGCAATATAACTAATATTGGTATAACATTATGCTTACCTGATTGGAATGAAAAGTACTGTAATCCAAAATTTGAATTGAGAGGTTCTATTGAGGAGCACTGGCTTGAGAGAGTTAGGATTTGATTCTCACGCCCTGGGGTGGGTGTGGATTATTATAGCCTGCCCATCCCTTGTCACACATTGTTCCATGACATACATTGACCTGAAAAGTATGCGTAAGCTCGTGTCATACATGAGATATGTTGACACATGGCTGGCTCAATGATTTATCTAGTATGTGATAACAATGATCCGATTTTGTTATCGATTCAAACCAAATGAGTCAAGATTCCACACTTTCAACTGCATTTAGCTTTTTTTGGTAAAAAAAACATTACTCCAAAGATGTGTATTCAAACCATGATGAAAGGTTCATAAAAACTATTTCGCCCTTTTGGGAGTACAAGACAGTATGCAACATTATGTCAGTCAGTCTCACAGTTTACAACAGTCAATGCTCTGTTGAACCTTAAAGAAACATATGCATTTAATTATATCTGCGCAAAAATGTATGACTCTTTGATACATCATTTATTATGTAATTGGTCATTTTCAGTTACACTGAACAGCCGATATGCAAGATACAGTAGTTGTCTTAAACTCAAAAGTTATTACATCCAATGAATTTCATTGCAGCAGGGAGCCAAGGCAATAAGACTTGTTGAAATAGCACAGAGCTAAATTAGACTTTATAATAATTATGTAACACTccataattatatattttttaaacacccATGCACCCATCCGCTAAGCCAATCCATACATGTCCCTGAGAGGCTGTGTGCCTTATCTAGTGCATGTTTTCACTGTCAGAAGTTCCTAGTCTCTGGTTTCAGGAACAGAAGCGGCTCTTGAATAGTGTGTGACTGCCTGGTGACGCAGAGAATAGAACAACGTAGGCCTATTACATACATATCCTAACAGTAGCCCACTTACCATGACAGCTGCTGAAATCCAAACAAAGGTGACGTAACTTTAAGAACAAACTGTTCATCACTTTGTTGGAAAAACAAGGACTACTGGACTACCTGTGACAATAATCCTTAAAAGACTATGGGAGTCTCCCACATTAGTGATCATGGGTGCACAcctaataataaataaaatatcagTTACATTGGCAAACCATTTAATTTATAAAAacaatagaaaaactacttaaatgaaatgtacatattctttacatAATTAAAAAGCACTGTCCATGAGCTGTTACTTATGTAATCAagatgtgtggtcattcataaacCTTTAGAAAACATACACCCAACCGTATATACAGCACGACACACAATATCAAATAGCATTTAGAGAAAGTGCTAATGTTAGTCTTTAAAATGAGATGCAAATATCTTTGCTATTCTCTTGGTCTCTTCTTTCTTCATGGACGACAGTGGTATATTGGGCCTGGGACGAGGAACGCGCCGACAGAGAATCCCATGACTAAGAGGGCTCTTTTTCTGCAAAAAAGAGATTCAATCAATTGTTTAGCATAGAAACTGGCCTATTGTTCCTAGTTTGCAAGCAAACTAAATGCATAATTAGGCTTTAAATGGAGATATTGGGAGATAAAAAATGTGAAAACGCAAAGATTTAAATGTCTACCATTGTGTGTTAATGAGTCAGTCCTTTCTCCATCAAACAGAACCGGCCCCACATTGGTCAAATACGTACAAATATGTGATCAATCACGCTGAACTCTACTCTAAAAAGGGCTGGTCAGATGTTTGTTTTAATATTAGCACAGAGTGACTAGCTGGAACTAGTTTCGTTTAGCATTGAGTGACTAGCTGGAACCAGTTCTCTGACATGTCCTGCGAACTCTGTAGTCCCATTGCGTGATA
The sequence above is drawn from the Salvelinus fontinalis isolate EN_2023a chromosome 24, ASM2944872v1, whole genome shotgun sequence genome and encodes:
- the LOC129822222 gene encoding mitochondrial uncoupling protein 2-like — translated: MAGVKPTDLAPTAAVKFFGAGTAACFADLITFPLDTAKVRLQIQGESKSSEGKMVVKYRGVFGTINTMVKTEGPRSLYNGLVAGLQRQMSFASVRIGLYDSMKQFYTRGTDNAGIGSRLMAGCTTGAMAVAFAQPTDVVKVRFQAQVRGAEAEGVKRYSGTMDAYRTIARTEGIRGLWKGCGPNITRNAIVNCSELVTYDIIKELILQYNIMTDNLPCHFTAAFSAGFITTIVASPVDVVKTRFMNSSAGKYNSAINCAVTMMRNEGPKAFYKGFMPSFLRLGSWNIVMFVTYEQIKKHVMRVQQSWESPI